One genomic window of Devosia salina includes the following:
- the hisI gene encoding phosphoribosyl-AMP cyclohydrolase: MTVSFTDPQSLDHDALEEGAVFAPRFDAHGLLTVVTTEVDTNDVLMVAHMNAEALSLTLDTGIAHYWSRSRKSIWKKGETSGELQEVVELRTDCDQDCLVMVVRQTGRGAACHTGRKSCFYRRVMLVEGEAQLQDTGLPRLFDPKAVYGS, encoded by the coding sequence ATGACCGTTTCCTTCACCGACCCCCAATCGCTCGACCACGACGCCCTCGAAGAGGGCGCCGTCTTCGCCCCGCGCTTTGATGCGCACGGCCTGCTGACTGTGGTCACCACGGAAGTGGATACCAACGACGTGCTCATGGTCGCGCATATGAATGCCGAGGCGCTCTCGCTGACCCTCGATACCGGGATCGCCCATTATTGGTCACGCTCTCGCAAATCCATCTGGAAGAAGGGCGAAACCTCCGGCGAATTGCAGGAAGTGGTCGAGCTGCGCACCGATTGTGACCAGGACTGCCTGGTCATGGTAGTGCGCCAGACAGGTCGCGGCGCCGCCTGCCACACCGGCCGCAAGAGCTGCTTCTACCGCCGGGTCATGTTGGTTGAGGGTGAGGCGCAGTTGCAGGACACAGGCCTGCCGCGCCTGTTCGATCCCAAGGCGGTATATGGCAGCTAG
- a CDS encoding NAD-dependent epimerase/dehydratase family protein has product MTVLVTGAAGFIGFHLCRALLAAGHSVVGLDALTNYYDPALKQTRLDLLMPMRGFSFGRVDLTDPAALGAFVAAAQAETVFHLAAQPGVRYSIEAPQSYIQSNVVGTANLLEALRQHPPEHLIFASTSSVYGGNSRLPYAETDRADSPLSLYAATKKSGEALVHSYSHLWSIPSTCLRFFTVYGPFGRPDMAPLKFARAIAAGEPIDVYGNGQMRRDFTYVEDLVAAMMAVMGKAPVMGQPLEGDSLSAVAPFRLLNIGGGRPVELMDFIASLERALGAKAVLNMLPMQPGDVVATEADARLLKALIGVLPSTSIDEGVAKFVEWYQQYAGKGS; this is encoded by the coding sequence ATGACCGTCCTCGTCACCGGCGCCGCCGGGTTCATCGGCTTTCACCTGTGTCGCGCCCTGCTCGCGGCCGGCCACAGCGTAGTGGGCCTCGATGCCCTGACCAACTATTATGACCCAGCTCTCAAGCAGACACGGCTCGACCTGCTCATGCCAATGCGGGGGTTCAGCTTCGGCAGGGTCGATCTCACCGATCCGGCAGCCTTGGGCGCCTTCGTCGCTGCTGCCCAGGCTGAGACTGTCTTTCATCTCGCCGCGCAACCAGGCGTGCGTTACAGCATCGAGGCCCCCCAAAGCTATATTCAATCCAACGTCGTTGGCACCGCAAATCTGCTCGAAGCGCTGCGGCAGCATCCGCCGGAGCACCTGATTTTTGCCTCCACCAGTTCAGTCTATGGCGGCAATTCACGACTGCCCTATGCCGAGACAGATCGCGCTGATTCACCGCTGTCGCTCTATGCAGCCACTAAAAAATCCGGCGAAGCCCTGGTGCATTCCTATTCCCACCTCTGGTCCATCCCCTCGACCTGCCTGCGCTTTTTTACCGTCTACGGGCCGTTCGGCCGGCCGGACATGGCTCCGCTCAAGTTCGCCCGTGCCATTGCCGCAGGCGAGCCTATCGACGTCTACGGCAATGGGCAGATGCGCCGGGATTTCACTTATGTCGAAGACCTCGTCGCGGCGATGATGGCGGTTATGGGCAAGGCGCCGGTGATGGGCCAACCGCTCGAAGGCGATAGCCTCTCAGCCGTCGCGCCCTTCCGTCTGCTCAATATCGGCGGTGGTCGGCCGGTGGAGCTGATGGATTTCATTGCCTCGTTAGAGCGGGCCCTGGGGGCAAAGGCGGTGCTCAACATGCTGCCGATGCAGCCGGGGGATGTGGTGGCGACCGAAGCGGACGCAAGACTGCTGAAGGCGCTCATAGGGGTTTTGCCATCAACATCGATTGACGAGGGTGTGGCAAAATTTGTCGAATGGTACCAACAATATGCCGGCAAGGGGAGCTGA
- a CDS encoding rhomboid family intramembrane serine protease: MSEEGQTPENPTPREREPVFLLPAGVTILAGVLLAVHLASTLILNQDGQMQMLFWFAFQPYRIVVASMDASIAIPLLWTPFSHAFLHAGWDHLLINLAWLVIFATPVARRYGAGAMLALFLLSAAGGAALFAATTLYSQVYLIGASGGVAGLTGAAIRFMFQPVLWARHPETGERVVLGRRLAGMREVFANPRSRFFTLIWLVLNAAVPLVPLLTGTSLSIAWQAHLGGFATGFLLVGLFERKV, encoded by the coding sequence ATGAGTGAAGAAGGCCAGACGCCCGAAAATCCTACGCCTCGTGAGCGCGAGCCTGTGTTCCTGCTGCCTGCAGGAGTAACCATTCTGGCGGGTGTGCTCCTCGCCGTTCACCTCGCATCAACCCTGATTCTTAATCAGGACGGGCAGATGCAGATGCTGTTCTGGTTCGCTTTCCAGCCCTATCGGATCGTCGTGGCGAGCATGGATGCAAGCATTGCCATCCCGCTTCTATGGACACCATTTTCACACGCCTTCCTGCATGCGGGGTGGGATCACTTGCTGATCAACCTGGCGTGGCTGGTGATTTTCGCGACCCCGGTCGCGCGACGCTATGGAGCAGGGGCCATGCTGGCGCTGTTCCTGCTGTCGGCGGCGGGTGGAGCGGCCCTGTTTGCCGCCACCACGCTCTATAGCCAGGTCTATCTCATCGGCGCGTCCGGTGGCGTTGCCGGCCTGACCGGGGCCGCCATCCGATTCATGTTCCAGCCCGTGCTCTGGGCGCGGCATCCGGAAACCGGTGAACGGGTCGTGCTGGGGCGGCGTCTGGCAGGCATGCGCGAGGTGTTTGCCAATCCGCGCTCGCGCTTCTTCACGCTGATCTGGCTGGTCTTGAATGCCGCTGTGCCGCTGGTGCCGCTGCTGACCGGAACGTCTCTGAGCATTGCCTGGCAGGCGCATCTGGGGGGCTTTGCGACAGGCTTCCTGCTGGTGGGGCTTTTCGAGCGGAAGGTCTAG
- a CDS encoding phosphomannomutase, translating into MPESSLKFGTSGLRGLADELQGQAARQYTTAFLRHLHKVADRPVERVFLARDFRPSSPAVLNDCAIAIAAAGLEPVDCGALPTPALALHAMAGGGAAIMVTGSHIPADRNGLKFYLPSGEIGKADEAGILAALGDQPISDRVVEPSDEVDAAAQDYLERCSRLLSANALSGKRIGVFQHSTVARDLIAQVLTAYGAQVISLGRLEGFVPVDTEAFSDAVFAPIPGWIREHRLDAVVSADGDGDRPLVVDEQGVFIRGDVLGLLAARHLGAECLVTPVTSNSAIEDLGIAQAVIRTRVGSPFVVEAMNGASGATIGFEANGGTFVGQGITCHGGRLDPLVTRDAILPIICALGESARLGLALSEVVAQLPLKNALADRLQNVAGERSAAFLDRLRSDPAYVDEIFGDLGVSRRADIDGLQFWTAEGDMVHFRASGNAPELRCYVEGRSPEVTRQLLEWGLCAAARETAG; encoded by the coding sequence ATGCCAGAAAGCAGCCTGAAATTCGGCACCAGCGGTCTGCGCGGTCTGGCCGATGAACTGCAAGGCCAAGCCGCCCGGCAGTACACAACCGCGTTTTTGCGCCACCTCCACAAGGTTGCCGACCGGCCGGTCGAGCGGGTCTTTCTCGCACGCGACTTCAGGCCATCCAGCCCGGCGGTTCTCAACGATTGCGCCATTGCCATTGCGGCAGCTGGCCTTGAACCGGTCGATTGCGGTGCCTTGCCGACCCCGGCACTGGCCCTGCACGCCATGGCGGGGGGGGGGGCGGCCATCATGGTCACGGGCAGCCACATTCCGGCGGACCGCAACGGCCTCAAATTCTATCTGCCCAGCGGCGAGATCGGCAAAGCCGACGAGGCCGGCATCCTCGCCGCACTCGGTGACCAACCCATTTCCGACCGTGTGGTCGAGCCGAGTGATGAAGTCGATGCGGCTGCCCAAGACTATCTCGAGCGCTGTTCGAGGCTCCTGTCGGCCAATGCCCTCAGTGGAAAACGCATCGGCGTCTTTCAGCATTCCACCGTGGCGCGCGACCTTATTGCTCAAGTTCTCACGGCCTACGGCGCCCAAGTCATTTCCCTGGGTCGTCTCGAGGGCTTCGTGCCGGTCGACACCGAAGCTTTCTCCGATGCGGTCTTTGCGCCAATCCCAGGGTGGATCAGGGAGCATCGTCTCGACGCCGTGGTGTCCGCCGATGGCGATGGTGACAGGCCCCTGGTCGTGGACGAACAGGGCGTCTTCATCCGTGGCGATGTGCTCGGGCTGCTAGCCGCGCGCCATCTCGGTGCCGAATGCCTCGTCACCCCGGTCACTTCCAATTCTGCGATCGAAGATCTGGGCATTGCCCAAGCGGTCATTCGCACCCGGGTCGGCTCGCCCTTCGTGGTCGAGGCCATGAATGGCGCCAGCGGCGCCACGATCGGTTTCGAGGCCAATGGCGGGACCTTTGTGGGGCAGGGGATCACATGCCATGGTGGGAGGCTGGATCCACTGGTCACCCGCGACGCGATCCTGCCCATCATCTGCGCCTTGGGCGAGAGCGCGCGGCTCGGCCTGGCCCTGTCGGAAGTGGTGGCGCAGCTTCCCCTCAAGAACGCCCTGGCCGATCGGCTGCAGAATGTTGCCGGTGAGCGCAGCGCGGCGTTTCTGGACCGTCTGCGATCGGACCCGGCTTATGTGGACGAGATCTTCGGCGATCTTGGCGTATCCCGGCGCGCCGATATCGACGGACTGCAGTTCTGGACTGCGGAGGGCGACATGGTGCACTTCCGAGCCTCGGGCAATGCCCCGGAATTGCGCTGTTACGTCGAGGGTCGTTCGCCCGAGGTGACACGGCAATTGCTCGAATGGGGGCTTTGTGCCGCCGCGAGGGAAACCGCCGGATAG
- the folE gene encoding GTP cyclohydrolase I FolE — translation MDARLKPLTATPVASAPVNRPTREQAEAAVRTLIAWAGDDPGREGLLETPARVAKAYGELFAGYDQDAGEVLSKTFKEVGGYDDLVLVRDIPFYAHCEHHMVPFFGKAHIAYLPHDGVVGLSKLSRLVDVYARRLQTQETMTAQIIDAINENLGPRGAAVMLEAEHMCMTMRGVKAHDVKTITHRFTGVFAEDRVEQDRFFAMVRGR, via the coding sequence ATGGACGCACGACTTAAGCCACTGACGGCCACGCCCGTCGCCAGCGCACCCGTTAACCGCCCCACCAGGGAACAAGCCGAGGCCGCAGTGCGAACGCTGATCGCCTGGGCCGGCGACGATCCCGGCCGTGAAGGCTTGCTCGAGACACCCGCGCGGGTGGCCAAGGCCTATGGCGAACTGTTTGCCGGCTATGACCAGGACGCCGGCGAAGTCCTGTCCAAGACCTTCAAGGAGGTCGGCGGCTACGACGATTTGGTGTTGGTCCGGGACATCCCCTTCTATGCCCATTGCGAGCATCACATGGTGCCCTTCTTCGGCAAGGCGCACATAGCCTATCTGCCCCATGATGGGGTTGTGGGGCTCTCCAAGCTCTCGCGGCTCGTCGATGTCTATGCCAGGCGCCTGCAGACGCAGGAGACCATGACGGCGCAGATCATCGACGCCATCAACGAGAATCTCGGGCCCCGCGGCGCGGCCGTGATGCTCGAAGCCGAACACATGTGCATGACCATGCGCGGCGTCAAAGCCCATGACGTCAAAACCATCACCCACCGCTTCACTGGGGTCTTCGCCGAGGACCGGGTCGAGCAGGACCGGTTCTTTGCCATGGTTCGCGGCCGCTGA
- a CDS encoding helix-turn-helix domain-containing protein, whose product MSVVSKMLWVLESRSREPLGLDELAAVTGRSRSYLSRIFPLVTGYSVTAYLRARRLSDAARQLADGAPDILSVALEAGYGSHEAFTRAFRDQFGMTPQTIRRQRNLNGITLVEPLRMDIAAPVSIEPPRFENRPAMVFAGLAQRHQMSNPAGLPGQWQRFQPYIGNIDGAIAGAAYGLVGEIAENAFEYVVAVEMRVGAEVPAELGRVSVPALKWARFTHGGDLSTIRQTIGAAEQWLSANGHEASQASYSFLEYYGPGFDARSGSGDIEIWFGLDR is encoded by the coding sequence ATGTCGGTTGTTTCCAAAATGCTCTGGGTCCTCGAAAGCCGCTCTCGCGAGCCGCTGGGCCTCGACGAATTGGCGGCGGTGACCGGGCGGTCCAGAAGCTATCTCTCGCGCATCTTCCCCCTGGTGACCGGATATTCTGTCACGGCCTATCTCCGGGCACGGCGCCTGAGCGACGCGGCCCGGCAACTGGCCGATGGTGCGCCTGACATCCTGTCGGTCGCACTCGAAGCCGGGTACGGCTCGCATGAGGCATTCACCCGCGCTTTCCGCGATCAATTCGGCATGACGCCGCAAACGATCCGCCGGCAGCGCAATCTCAATGGGATCACCCTCGTGGAGCCTCTCAGAATGGATATTGCAGCCCCCGTCTCGATCGAGCCGCCCCGGTTCGAAAATCGCCCGGCCATGGTCTTCGCCGGCCTTGCCCAGCGCCACCAGATGAGCAACCCGGCCGGTCTGCCCGGCCAGTGGCAGCGCTTCCAGCCCTATATCGGCAATATTGACGGCGCCATTGCCGGCGCGGCCTATGGCCTGGTTGGCGAGATTGCCGAGAATGCGTTCGAATATGTGGTTGCCGTGGAAATGCGTGTAGGCGCCGAAGTGCCAGCCGAACTAGGACGTGTTTCGGTACCGGCGCTGAAATGGGCGCGCTTCACCCATGGTGGCGACCTGTCCACCATCCGCCAGACCATTGGCGCCGCCGAACAGTGGCTCAGCGCGAACGGCCATGAGGCCAGTCAGGCCAGTTACAGCTTCCTCGAATATTACGGCCCCGGTTTCGACGCGCGCAGCGGCAGCGGTGATATCGAGATCTGGTTCGGGCTCGATCGCTGA
- the yidD gene encoding membrane protein insertion efficiency factor YidD — protein sequence MKRVIDLMWRVIDLPFKVAAVLLITIYRYTLSAFAGRTCRHLPTCSEFTRDAIWQFGFWPGGWMGAARFWRCRPGGTHGYDPVPETVPDEGRWYAPWRYGRWR from the coding sequence ATGAAGAGAGTCATCGACTTGATGTGGCGAGTCATCGACCTGCCGTTCAAGGTGGCGGCGGTGCTGCTGATCACGATCTATCGCTATACGCTGTCTGCCTTTGCCGGGCGCACCTGCCGGCATCTGCCGACCTGCTCGGAATTCACCCGCGACGCCATCTGGCAATTCGGGTTCTGGCCGGGCGGCTGGATGGGCGCGGCGCGCTTCTGGCGCTGCCGGCCAGGTGGCACGCATGGCTATGATCCGGTGCCGGAGACGGTTCCGGACGAGGGGCGATGGTATGCGCCCTGGCGCTATGGGCGGTGGCGCTAG
- the thrS gene encoding threonine--tRNA ligase: MSIKVTFPDGAARDYSRGTTGTEIVEGISKSLAKKTVAMRWNGVLSDLSDPLEADGAIEFVTRDSGSKDVLELIRHDAAHVLAEAVQELWPDTQVTIGPVIENGFYYDFYRPAGPFTEDELRTIEKKMGEIIDRGAAFTKEVWSRDQAKDWFETRGEAFKVELVDAIPADQSIKMYAQGQWKDLCRGPHMRTVKDVGQAFKLTKVAGAYWRGDSNREVLSRIYGTAFATKEELDAYLTMMEEAEKRDHRKIGRDLDLFHLQEEAQGSVFWHPRGFVIYNQMEAYIRRRLNKSGYVEVKTPQLMHAKFWEQSGHWGKYRENMFVVPDQVPNTEDDKPVFEEVGDLLALKPMNCPAHVQIFNQGIKSYRDLPLRMAEFGCCHRNEAHGALHGLMRVRQMTQDDAHIFCREDQIQSETEHFVHLLYSVYGHMGFDNVVIKLATRPEKFGGTIERWDAAEKALGDALRATGYDFEIAEGEGAFYAPKLEFHLKDAIGRSWQVGTLQLDYVLPERLDATYVAEDGSRQYAVMLHRAILGSLERFIGILIENYAGKMPMWLAPTQVVVATIVSEADEYAEKLVRQLRDAGIRAEIDTRNEKINYKVREHSVQKVPLMFVVGKREAEEGTVSVRRLGTEGQKVEPFMDALVSLMAEATPPDLKDAAAKVA; the protein is encoded by the coding sequence ATGTCGATCAAGGTGACGTTCCCCGATGGTGCTGCTCGCGACTATTCGCGCGGCACTACCGGCACCGAGATCGTGGAGGGTATCTCCAAATCGCTTGCCAAGAAGACGGTGGCAATGCGCTGGAATGGCGTGCTGTCGGACCTCAGCGACCCGCTGGAGGCTGATGGCGCCATCGAATTCGTGACGCGCGACTCTGGCTCGAAGGATGTGCTGGAGCTGATCCGGCACGATGCCGCGCATGTGCTGGCGGAGGCGGTGCAGGAGCTCTGGCCGGACACGCAGGTGACGATCGGCCCGGTGATCGAGAACGGCTTCTACTACGACTTCTACCGCCCCGCTGGTCCTTTCACGGAAGACGAGCTGCGTACCATCGAGAAGAAGATGGGCGAGATCATCGATCGCGGCGCGGCCTTCACCAAGGAAGTCTGGAGCCGCGACCAGGCCAAGGACTGGTTCGAGACCAGGGGCGAAGCCTTCAAGGTCGAACTGGTGGACGCCATTCCGGCCGACCAGTCGATCAAGATGTATGCCCAGGGGCAGTGGAAGGACCTGTGTCGCGGCCCGCATATGCGCACGGTCAAGGATGTCGGCCAGGCCTTCAAGCTGACCAAGGTGGCGGGCGCTTACTGGCGTGGCGACAGCAATCGCGAGGTGCTTTCGCGCATCTACGGAACGGCCTTTGCCACCAAAGAAGAGCTGGACGCCTATCTCACGATGATGGAGGAGGCGGAAAAGCGCGACCATCGCAAGATTGGTCGTGATCTCGACCTGTTCCACCTTCAGGAAGAGGCGCAGGGCTCGGTGTTCTGGCATCCGCGCGGCTTCGTCATCTACAACCAGATGGAAGCCTATATCCGCCGGCGCCTCAACAAGTCGGGCTATGTCGAGGTCAAGACGCCGCAGCTGATGCATGCCAAGTTCTGGGAACAGTCCGGCCACTGGGGCAAGTATCGCGAGAACATGTTCGTGGTGCCTGACCAGGTGCCGAATACCGAGGACGACAAGCCCGTGTTCGAGGAGGTCGGCGACCTCCTGGCCCTCAAGCCCATGAACTGTCCGGCGCATGTGCAGATCTTCAACCAGGGCATCAAGTCCTACCGCGATCTGCCTCTGCGCATGGCAGAATTCGGTTGCTGCCACCGTAATGAGGCACATGGCGCCCTGCATGGGCTGATGCGCGTGCGGCAGATGACGCAGGACGATGCGCATATTTTCTGCCGCGAAGACCAGATCCAGTCCGAGACCGAGCATTTCGTGCATCTGCTCTATTCGGTCTATGGCCATATGGGCTTTGACAATGTCGTCATCAAGCTCGCGACGCGGCCGGAAAAGTTCGGTGGCACGATCGAGCGCTGGGACGCAGCCGAGAAGGCGCTGGGTGATGCCTTGCGCGCCACGGGCTATGATTTCGAGATTGCCGAGGGCGAGGGGGCCTTCTACGCGCCCAAGCTCGAATTCCATCTCAAGGACGCCATCGGCCGTTCCTGGCAGGTTGGGACGCTGCAACTCGATTATGTGTTGCCCGAGCGTCTTGATGCCACCTATGTGGCCGAGGACGGCAGCCGCCAATATGCGGTCATGCTGCATCGCGCCATTCTGGGTTCGCTCGAGCGCTTCATCGGCATCCTGATCGAGAACTATGCCGGCAAGATGCCGATGTGGCTGGCCCCGACCCAGGTCGTTGTTGCCACCATTGTCTCGGAAGCGGACGAGTATGCCGAAAAGCTGGTGCGCCAGCTGCGCGATGCGGGTATCCGGGCCGAGATCGACACGCGCAACGAGAAGATCAACTACAAGGTGCGCGAACACTCCGTGCAAAAGGTGCCGCTGATGTTCGTCGTCGGCAAGCGCGAGGCCGAGGAGGGGACCGTCTCGGTCCGACGCCTCGGCACCGAGGGCCAGAAGGTGGAGCCGTTCATGGACGCGCTGGTGTCCCTGATGGCCGAAGCCACCCCACCGGACCTCAAGGACGCCGCTGCAAAGGTCGCCTGA
- a CDS encoding PAS domain-containing protein codes for MPSTKTLYTYWNTIRGSRSAPDRRDIDPTRIREALANTFILELDGQDKFSFRLAGSHLCTSYCRELKGRSFSALWHDRDSDAMDTLLRAVTEDHAVALVTFQGTTALQTKVTFETILMPLRHNGSTHTRILGAMSALEEPYWLGVQPVLEQRITGLRLIWPDEIAAEDTAREVLASVVNDVDFSQTGPRPGQPTTVYGRTARRYAHLAVIDGGRN; via the coding sequence ATGCCGAGCACGAAGACCCTCTATACCTACTGGAACACGATTCGTGGCTCCCGCAGCGCGCCTGACCGCCGCGACATCGACCCGACGCGCATCCGTGAGGCCCTTGCCAACACCTTCATTCTCGAGCTCGATGGTCAGGACAAGTTCTCTTTCCGTCTTGCCGGCTCGCATCTGTGCACCAGCTATTGCCGCGAACTGAAGGGCCGCTCCTTCTCTGCCCTTTGGCACGATCGCGACAGCGACGCCATGGATACCCTGCTTCGCGCAGTCACCGAGGACCATGCCGTCGCGCTGGTGACCTTCCAGGGCACCACAGCGCTCCAGACCAAGGTGACCTTCGAAACCATTCTGATGCCCTTGCGCCACAATGGCTCGACCCACACGCGCATCCTGGGCGCCATGTCGGCCCTCGAAGAGCCCTACTGGCTGGGCGTCCAGCCGGTGCTCGAGCAGCGCATTACGGGTCTCCGGTTGATCTGGCCGGACGAAATCGCGGCTGAAGATACCGCCCGTGAAGTCCTCGCCAGCGTCGTCAATGACGTCGATTTTTCCCAGACTGGCCCCCGTCCCGGCCAGCCGACGACCGTCTATGGCCGAACCGCCCGCCGCTATGCGCACCTTGCGGTCATCGATGGTGGCCGTAACTGA
- the arfB gene encoding alternative ribosome rescue aminoacyl-tRNA hydrolase ArfB: MAEPIHITRSISIDPAEIEESFIRASGPGGQNVNKVSSAVQLRFDLRNSPNVPEPMKRRVAALAGSRITKDGIILITSNAHRDQPLNRTEALARLVALLRAGAHVPKPRLATRPTLASKKRRLEGKSVRSAVKRMRGRPSGEE; encoded by the coding sequence ATGGCAGAGCCTATCCATATCACCCGTTCCATCTCGATCGATCCGGCCGAGATCGAGGAAAGCTTCATCCGCGCCTCCGGTCCGGGCGGGCAGAACGTCAACAAGGTCTCGAGCGCGGTGCAGTTGCGATTTGACCTGCGCAACTCCCCCAACGTGCCCGAGCCGATGAAGCGGCGGGTGGCGGCCCTCGCCGGCAGCCGCATCACCAAGGACGGGATCATCCTGATCACCTCCAACGCGCATCGCGACCAGCCGCTCAACCGCACGGAAGCTCTGGCACGGTTGGTGGCCCTGCTACGGGCCGGAGCGCATGTTCCCAAGCCGCGCCTGGCGACCCGACCGACATTGGCCTCCAAGAAAAGACGGCTTGAGGGCAAGTCGGTGAGGTCTGCCGTCAAGCGGATGCGCGGACGTCCGAGCGGTGAAGAATAG
- a CDS encoding iron-sulfur cluster assembly scaffold protein yields the protein MELSDLYSEKILDLAGNARQPGRLGAPDASARKVSRVCGSVIEVDVVVRDGVIAGYGHEISACALGQTSAAVVAREVVGTPVDEFLSVRQAMHDMLKAEGSPPTGKWSDLKYLEPVREYPARHVSTLLVFDAIAAALEKLESPQAVEASR from the coding sequence ATGGAGCTAAGCGATCTCTATTCCGAAAAGATCCTTGATCTGGCAGGAAACGCCCGCCAGCCGGGCCGGCTCGGCGCACCCGACGCGAGCGCCAGGAAGGTCAGCCGGGTCTGTGGTTCGGTAATCGAGGTGGATGTCGTGGTTCGTGACGGCGTGATTGCCGGCTATGGCCACGAGATTTCCGCCTGTGCGCTCGGGCAGACATCAGCGGCCGTCGTGGCGCGCGAGGTGGTGGGCACACCGGTCGATGAGTTCTTGAGCGTGCGCCAGGCCATGCATGACATGCTCAAGGCCGAGGGCTCGCCGCCGACCGGCAAGTGGAGCGACCTCAAATATCTCGAACCGGTGCGGGAGTATCCGGCCCGGCATGTTTCCACGCTCCTGGTGTTCGATGCGATCGCCGCGGCGCTGGAAAAGCTCGAGTCGCCGCAGGCGGTTGAAGCGTCGCGCTGA
- a CDS encoding UDP-glucose dehydrogenase family protein, which produces MKIAVVGSGYVGLVTGVCLADFGHEVICVDQDASKIDALSKGEVPIFEPGLEALLEANVASGRLSFTTELAKSVAGADVVFIAVGTPSRRGDGHADLSFVYAVAREVAAAVSGFTVIATKSTVPVGTGDEVARIVRAINPGADVAVVSNPEFLREGAAIEDFKRPDRIIVGMDDERARAVMSEVYRPLYLNQAPIVFTDRRTAEITKYAANAFLAMKITFINEVADLCEASGANVQEVARGIGLDNRIGSKFLHPGPGYGGSCFPKDTAALVRIGQDFGSPMRLVETTAAVNDARKRDMSRKVIAACGGAVEGLTVGVLGLTFKPNTDDMREAPSIDIISDLQHAGARIVAFDPQGMKAAGVVMQDVAFADSAYTAATDADAVVLITEWNEFRSLDLARLKTVMKRPVFVDLRNVYPPSEMRRHGFSYTSVGRPDVEAMT; this is translated from the coding sequence GTGAAGATTGCCGTTGTGGGGTCGGGCTATGTGGGGCTGGTGACTGGCGTGTGCCTCGCCGATTTCGGTCACGAGGTGATCTGCGTTGACCAGGACGCCTCCAAAATTGATGCGCTTTCGAAAGGCGAAGTACCGATCTTCGAACCCGGCCTCGAAGCGCTACTGGAAGCTAACGTTGCCAGTGGGCGTTTGTCATTCACAACCGAACTCGCAAAAAGCGTTGCGGGAGCGGACGTGGTGTTCATAGCCGTCGGCACCCCGAGCCGGCGCGGCGACGGTCACGCAGACCTGAGTTTTGTTTATGCAGTTGCGCGCGAGGTGGCGGCGGCCGTCAGCGGGTTCACCGTCATCGCGACCAAGTCGACCGTGCCGGTGGGCACCGGCGATGAAGTGGCGCGTATCGTCCGCGCGATCAATCCCGGCGCCGATGTGGCGGTTGTATCCAATCCCGAATTCCTCCGGGAAGGGGCTGCCATTGAGGATTTCAAGCGGCCCGACCGCATCATTGTGGGGATGGACGACGAGCGCGCAAGGGCCGTCATGAGCGAAGTCTATCGGCCGCTCTATCTCAATCAGGCGCCGATTGTCTTCACCGACCGCCGGACGGCCGAAATCACCAAATATGCCGCCAACGCCTTTCTCGCCATGAAGATCACCTTCATCAACGAGGTCGCCGATCTGTGCGAAGCGAGCGGAGCCAATGTGCAAGAGGTGGCGCGCGGGATCGGGCTCGACAATCGAATTGGCAGCAAGTTCCTGCATCCCGGGCCCGGTTATGGCGGCTCATGCTTCCCCAAGGACACTGCTGCACTGGTCAGGATCGGTCAGGACTTCGGTAGTCCGATGCGATTGGTGGAAACCACCGCTGCTGTCAATGACGCGCGCAAGCGAGACATGTCCAGGAAGGTGATTGCGGCCTGCGGCGGGGCGGTTGAAGGCCTCACCGTTGGGGTGCTCGGTTTGACCTTCAAGCCTAACACCGATGACATGCGCGAAGCGCCCTCGATCGATATCATCTCCGACCTTCAGCACGCGGGAGCCCGGATTGTGGCCTTTGATCCCCAAGGGATGAAGGCTGCCGGCGTCGTGATGCAGGATGTCGCGTTCGCCGATAGCGCCTACACGGCTGCCACTGACGCTGACGCGGTTGTCTTGATCACCGAGTGGAACGAGTTCCGCTCGCTTGATCTCGCGCGTCTTAAGACAGTGATGAAGCGCCCGGTCTTTGTCGATCTGCGCAATGTCTATCCACCGTCCGAGATGCGCCGTCACGGGTTCAGCTATACCAGTGTGGGACGTCCGGATGTGGAGGCGATGACATGA